The genomic window GTCCATGCAATCCTCCGGTTAGGATTTGGCCCGGCAATGTTTTAAACTTACGATGCCAATATTATCAATATCTCCGAGGCATTCAGTTTCGTATGCGAGCCTCGAAAATACGCGTGATTTTTATGAAGATAAAAAAACTAGGCGACGCAATCTGGGAATTGGAAAAGGAAGGAACCATGAAGGTTCCGGCGCTCATATTCGGCACTGAACCTGTGATGGAAAGGATGAAAAAAGACCGCACCCTGATGCAACTGCAGAACGTCGCTTCATTGGAAGGGATAATAAACAACGCGATGGTGATGCCCGACGGCCACGAGGGCTACGGTTTTCCCATAGGCGGAGTTGCGGCATTCGATGCGGAAGAAGGCGTGGTTTCTCCTGGAGGGATCGGTTATGATATCAACTGCGGCGTGCGCCTGCTCACAACCGGCTTGACTTACGAGGAAGCGAAGCCGAAAATAAAACAACTTGCAGATAAATTATTCACGAACGTTCCTTCAGGAGTAGGTAGCGAAGGCAAGCTTCGCCTGAAGCACGAGGAATTGGACAAGGTAGCGACAGGAGGAACCGAATGGGCGGTAGAGCACGGCTACGGATGGAAAGAAGATATTGAACGCACCGAGGAATATGGGCGCATGGAAGGCGCTGACCCAACGAAAGTGACCCCTACTGCAAAAGCCAGGGGAAAGTCCCAGCTTGGAACGCTCGGAGCAGGCAACCACTTCCTGGAAATCCAGCGGGTGGAAAAAGTGATGGACGAAAGCGTTGCAAAATCCTTCGGTCTTGTGAAAGATGAAATAGTCGTGATGATACACTGCGGCTCCCGCGGCTACGGCCACCAGATATGCACCGACAATCTGGGCGCGATGCTCAACCTCGCGAACAAAATGAATCTGTGGCTCCCGGACAGGGAGCTCGTTTACGCCCCGATAAAGACCCGCGAAGCCCAGGACTACCTTGCGGGA from Candidatus Micrarchaeia archaeon includes these protein-coding regions:
- a CDS encoding RtcB family protein, giving the protein MKIKKLGDAIWELEKEGTMKVPALIFGTEPVMERMKKDRTLMQLQNVASLEGIINNAMVMPDGHEGYGFPIGGVAAFDAEEGVVSPGGIGYDINCGVRLLTTGLTYEEAKPKIKQLADKLFTNVPSGVGSEGKLRLKHEELDKVATGGTEWAVEHGYGWKEDIERTEEYGRMEGADPTKVTPTAKARGKSQLGTLGAGNHFLEIQRVEKVMDESVAKSFGLVKDEIVVMIHCGSRGYGHQICTDNLGAMLNLANKMNLWLPDRELVYAPIKTREAQDYLAGMKCAVNFAFANRQMIMHWVRQSFDEVLGKGASDKMHLVYDVAHNIAKVEEHEVDGKRRKLMVHRKGATRAFPAGRPELPPTYRNVGQPVIIPGSMGTASYVLVGKEKGLSLSWGTTCHGSGRTMSRGEAIRTHDPNALVKDLWDKQQIYIRAMDKRVIAEEAPDAYKNVDEVVESVAAAGISEIVARVKPVAVVKG